In one Fibrobacter sp. genomic region, the following are encoded:
- a CDS encoding SUMF1/EgtB/PvdO family nonheme iron enzyme, which produces MKRQIISLGILSLAISVFAESKMVLVKGGTFTMGSPATERQRQLDEKQHQVTLGDFYVDAYEVQQKDYEKITGKNPSTFKGGNLPVQNVTYYDAIEFCNVKSRAEGLQEAYKVSRGESGKTRDITVTWNRSANGYRLLTETEWEYANRAGTTTVFSTGKWNRVEDANYYGSYPYLIEENYMHHTNKNVVPGSVIDEPVAVNSYKPNAFGLYNMHGNVSEWVFDYYGEYNEAEKQNPTGPRIGIYRVNRGGAYNDFGKHLRSAYRSATNPLDSDQNLGFRIARNADNTKGTANSAEIIETKFNSEINVISIPKNPKILVAYFSYSGNTQSAAEYISKQMKKKYGDGNVDLVEIEMAKPYRGGIYEVTQKDLNSDARPPLKTKIKDMSKYDVVLLGYPTWWATIPMPVFTFLESYDFKGKTVASFSSHGGTRYGDSVSDLNKKLQKSYVGFPFEFYYSGGRDLNSRIDNWLKRNGL; this is translated from the coding sequence ATGAAAAGACAAATCATTTCCTTGGGCATTTTAAGCCTTGCAATCTCTGTTTTCGCAGAAAGCAAGATGGTACTTGTAAAGGGCGGAACATTTACCATGGGAAGCCCCGCCACGGAGCGCCAACGTCAACTGGACGAAAAGCAACATCAAGTTACCCTCGGCGATTTTTATGTGGACGCCTACGAAGTCCAGCAGAAGGATTACGAGAAAATCACTGGTAAGAATCCCAGCACATTCAAGGGCGGAAACCTCCCTGTTCAAAACGTCACCTACTACGACGCCATTGAATTTTGCAACGTCAAAAGTCGTGCCGAAGGATTGCAGGAAGCCTATAAGGTCAGTCGTGGTGAATCTGGCAAAACCCGCGACATAACCGTCACCTGGAATCGCAGCGCCAATGGCTACCGCCTACTTACCGAGACGGAATGGGAATACGCCAACCGCGCAGGAACTACAACTGTTTTCAGCACGGGAAAATGGAACCGCGTTGAAGACGCCAACTATTACGGAAGCTATCCGTATCTGATTGAAGAAAACTACATGCATCACACCAACAAGAATGTGGTGCCCGGCTCCGTCATTGACGAGCCCGTCGCAGTCAATTCCTACAAGCCCAATGCATTTGGTTTGTACAATATGCACGGCAACGTCAGCGAATGGGTCTTTGACTATTACGGCGAATATAACGAAGCTGAAAAGCAGAACCCTACAGGGCCACGCATTGGAATTTATCGAGTGAACCGCGGCGGTGCCTACAACGATTTCGGAAAGCACTTGAGAAGTGCCTACCGTTCTGCCACCAACCCGTTGGATAGCGACCAGAACCTGGGCTTCAGAATTGCACGCAACGCAGACAACACCAAGGGCACCGCGAATTCCGCCGAGATCATCGAAACAAAATTCAATTCCGAAATCAACGTCATCAGCATTCCGAAAAATCCGAAAATTCTCGTAGCCTACTTCAGTTATTCCGGCAACACCCAGAGTGCCGCGGAATACATTTCAAAGCAGATGAAAAAGAAGTACGGCGACGGAAATGTTGACCTTGTGGAAATCGAAATGGCGAAGCCTTACCGCGGTGGCATTTACGAAGTTACCCAGAAGGATTTGAACAGCGATGCCCGCCCGCCCCTCAAGACTAAAATCAAGGACATGTCCAAGTACGATGTTGTCCTGCTGGGGTATCCTACCTGGTGGGCGACCATTCCCATGCCTGTATTCACTTTCCTGGAAAGTTACGATTTCAAAGGCAAGACCGTGGCCAGTTTTTCAAGCCATGGAGGCACCCGTTACGGCGACAGCGTTTCTGATCTGAACAAGAAACTGCAGAAAAGCTATGTGGGATTTCCCTTTGAATTTTACTACAGCGGCGGAAGAGATTTGAATTCTCGTATAGATAACTGGCTTAAAAGAAACGGTCTCTAA
- a CDS encoding DUF4405 domain-containing protein, which produces MKRIAKIVIDVLMYSCFLYLMSYGAIHDLTRHGYVGISLFVLFIVHHVMNFWFYRTISKGKWNARRIAMNVTDWLLFALMITMAISSIFMTGLVFEWSPMKATQTAREVHLASCCWGFMVMLFHLGFHLDTKLDKLENLCRSRAWKTVLLYIAYGLLIAAGVYGFIQSELYVYMFVTGGWKMAAESVTAAVLQLLGISAGMCVVTHLGMKLLKRS; this is translated from the coding sequence ATGAAACGAATTGCGAAAATTGTCATTGATGTTCTGATGTACAGTTGCTTTCTGTACCTCATGAGCTATGGCGCCATCCATGACTTGACCCGTCATGGCTACGTAGGCATTTCGCTTTTCGTTTTATTCATTGTCCATCACGTGATGAACTTCTGGTTCTATAGAACCATCAGCAAGGGCAAATGGAACGCCCGACGTATCGCCATGAACGTAACAGACTGGCTTTTGTTCGCCCTAATGATCACCATGGCGATTAGCTCCATCTTTATGACCGGACTTGTTTTTGAATGGTCTCCTATGAAAGCGACGCAGACAGCCCGAGAGGTTCACTTGGCCAGTTGCTGCTGGGGCTTTATGGTGATGCTTTTCCATTTGGGATTCCATCTTGATACAAAACTGGACAAGCTGGAAAATCTCTGCCGTAGTCGTGCCTGGAAAACGGTGTTGCTATACATCGCCTACGGGCTGCTGATTGCAGCAGGCGTCTATGGATTTATACAGTCTGAACTTTACGTGTACATGTTCGTGACTGGCGGCTGGAAAATGGCCGCAGAAAGCGTCACCGCGGCTGTACTGCAGTTGCTTGGAATTTCGGCAGGCATGTGCGTCGTTACCCATCTAGGAATGAAACTTCTAAAGAGATCCTAA
- a CDS encoding NAD(P)H-dependent oxidoreductase, protein MANAKTAVVYFSATGTTKQMAEKAAKAVGADLFKIVPAQAYTSADLNWHDKKSRSTIESNDPKSRPAIKNKIDVKDYDTVILAYPIWWGYAPKIMYTFVESQSFEKKNLITLCTSGGSGLGPSGKDIAKAAKGSIFKGGKEFNYGSEANIKKFVDGDLK, encoded by the coding sequence ATGGCAAACGCAAAAACCGCAGTGGTATATTTCAGCGCCACCGGGACCACTAAGCAAATGGCCGAAAAAGCAGCCAAGGCTGTTGGCGCCGACCTGTTCAAAATTGTTCCTGCGCAGGCATACACTTCTGCAGACTTGAATTGGCACGACAAGAAATCCCGTTCCACCATCGAGAGCAACGATCCCAAGAGCCGCCCCGCCATCAAGAACAAAATTGACGTGAAGGATTACGATACAGTCATCCTCGCCTACCCCATCTGGTGGGGATACGCACCCAAGATCATGTACACCTTTGTAGAAAGCCAGAGCTTCGAAAAGAAGAACCTGATTACTCTCTGCACCAGTGGCGGAAGCGGACTTGGTCCCAGTGGTAAGGATATTGCAAAGGCTGCCAAGGGTTCCATCTTCAAGGGTGGAAAGGAGTTCAATTACGGTTCCGAAGCGAACATCAAGAAGTTTGTAGATGGAGACTTGAAGTAA
- a CDS encoding flavodoxin, translated as MKRFILILLTILMGAAMAAESKKLVIYYSRADENYSVGYIKKGNTEIVAEIIAAKTGATLLKVEPAKEYPKVYDECIAVAKKELANDARPEIKPVSINPEEFDEIYVGYPVWWGEMPMPMFTFFEKYNLKGKTIHPFVTHEGSGLSGVTRLKKVTGAKVTMGLAIYGHEAQNEKAKAEKDVEKWLK; from the coding sequence ATGAAAAGGTTTATCCTCATCCTTCTAACAATCCTTATGGGGGCTGCCATGGCTGCTGAATCCAAGAAACTGGTCATCTATTATTCTCGTGCCGACGAAAATTATAGCGTGGGCTATATCAAGAAGGGCAACACTGAAATCGTTGCTGAAATCATCGCCGCAAAAACAGGCGCAACGTTATTGAAGGTGGAACCCGCCAAGGAATACCCGAAGGTTTACGATGAGTGCATTGCGGTTGCAAAAAAGGAATTGGCAAATGACGCCCGTCCGGAAATCAAACCGGTCAGCATCAACCCCGAAGAATTCGATGAAATCTACGTCGGCTATCCGGTGTGGTGGGGCGAGATGCCTATGCCTATGTTTACCTTCTTTGAAAAGTACAATTTGAAGGGGAAGACCATCCATCCCTTCGTCACTCATGAAGGCAGCGGCCTCAGCGGTGTCACCCGACTTAAGAAAGTGACCGGCGCCAAAGTGACTATGGGTCTTGCCATTTATGGTCATGAAGCTCAAAACGAAAAAGCAAAGGCGGAAAAAGACGTGGAAAAGTGGTTGAAGTGA